One Cyclopterus lumpus isolate fCycLum1 chromosome 7, fCycLum1.pri, whole genome shotgun sequence DNA window includes the following coding sequences:
- the fgd gene encoding faciogenital dysplasia, whose protein sequence is MARGSTFLPDPHARIPPLAHWAELGGQGFFRYRLPGRACVCVCVCVCVCVIFPFTRSLDFGCVEANGWRHDLPASSLQYQCGSVDYLCSPRLAKKGPTPRQCHDRPAIKPRPQPSTSPRPPAAQKPQVPPKPSHLLALGQDKKPKRIPPPPSRPLPAPPPPPKPKPGVAAQPQKEAQKVGLLIERFENSRVPILGVLPRSQLHLCLRMDTASDITSSCGQEPTAKVAGDPAAVDTLALGAPERTHAAGASELSRPASVHIDGSDDAPLDDCGVAHGVGCLGDVEGSSSSSRELLDNPDPSEQNGKIPNRDSGIDSPSCAAEGEAFPNEDAIDEEDHYDSVTETESVSCCVALGNKRDSTQDEDSDLDEGSSGEIHSLTDTQAGYLTDAHSEAHKCSETQNLLNIAKELLHTEEAYVKRLNLLDQVFCTKLTETGIPQDVITGIFSNISSIYCFHDKFLLPELKTRITGEWDSNPRIGDILQKLAPFMKMYGEYVKNFDRAMDLVNTWTQRSSQFKSVVQNIQKQDVCGNLTLQHHMLEPVQRIPRYELLLRDYLKKLPEDALDRKDAEKALELISTAAHHSNAAIRKMEKMHKLLEVYERLGGEEDIVNPANELIKEGHIKKMSAKNGTAQDRYLYLFNNMVLYCVPKLRLMGQKFSVRERIDIAGMEVQENVKQNLPHTFAIIGKQRSLELQARTAEEKEDWIQVILATIERHKQNSETFNKAFNSSFSREDDHPLSHRKGPWCNTSIDSDGERLHERKSSRKKEKEKQTCKGCNESFNFTKRKHHCKSCGAAICAKCSKTLDNKTSRVCPECFEASVSLETLGVSEQKRKAVPERQTSLTGENCLLCGHLQVQEKGKSWSKMWVAVTKAEPLVLYLQSSGQDSKGARALPLPGFEVGAAVTPPPSSGGEKAEVKHAFRLSHTQQTLLLSAPDAELQAKWVDVLSRAARGETPADASTSLTEHRKSQ, encoded by the exons ATGGCGAGAGGTTCAACATTCCTCCCCGACCCACATGCTCGCATTCCTCCTTTG GCGCACTGGGCTGAACTGGGAGGGCAGGGTTTCTTTCGGTATCGACTGCCGggtcgtgcgtgtgtgtgtgtgtgtgtgtgtgtgtgtgtgtgtgtgatttttccgTTCACTCGCTCTTTGGACTTTGGATGTGTGGAAGCCAACGGCTGGAGGCACG acCTCCCCGCCTCCTCTCTGCAGTACCAGTGCGGATCGGTGGACTACCTGTGCTCTCCACGGCTGGCGAAGAAAGGTCCGACTCCCAGACAATGTCACGACAGGCCCGCCATCAAACCCCGGCCCCAGCCCTCCACCTCGCCCAGACCGCCAGCCGCACAGAAACCACAAG TGCCCCCTAAACCGTCGCACCTGCTCGCCCTCGGGCAAGACAAGAAACCCAAGAGGATCCCGCCGCCGCCCTCGCGGCCCCTTCCCGCACCCCCTCCTCCGCCGAAACCGAAGCCCGGCGTCGCAGCGCAGCCGCAGAAAGAGGCCCAGAAGGTGGGGCTGCTCATCGAGAGGTTCGAGAATTCAAG GGTTCCCATCCTGGGGGTGCTCCCGCGGTCCCAGCTGCACTTGTGTCTGAGAATGGACACCGCGTCCGACATCACTTCCTCCTGCGGCCAGGAACCCACGGCGAAGGTCGCAGGAGACCCCGCCGCCGTGGACACACTTGCACTTGGCGCCCCCGAACGGACTCACGCGGCGGGGGCGTCCGAACTCTCCCGGCCGGCCTCCGTGCACATCGACGGCTCGGACGACGCCCCGCTGGACGACTGCGGCGTCGCGCACGGCGTCGGTTGCCTCGGCGACGTGgaaggctcctcctcctcctcccgcgaGCTCCTGGACAATCCGGACCCCTCGGAGCAGAACGGGAAGATTCCCAACCGGGACAGCGGCATCGACAGCCCGTCCTGCGCGGCGGAGGGGGAGGCGTTCCCCAACGAGGACGCCATCGACGAGGAGGACCACTACGACAGCGTCACGGAGACGGAGAGCGTGTCCTGCTGCGTCGCCCTGGGCAACAAGCGAGACTCGACGCAGGACGAGGACAGCGACTTGGACGAGGGGAGCAGCGGGGAGATACACTCTCTCACGGACACGCAGGCCGGGTATCTGACGGACGCACACTCGGAGGCGCACAAA TGCTCAGAGACCCAGAATCTCCTGAACATCGCCAAAGAGCTTCTCCACACTGAAGAGGCCTACGTCAAGCGACTCAACCTCCTCGACCAG GTATTTTGCACTAAGCTCACAGAGACTGGAATCCCTCAGGACGTGATCACAGGAATCTTCTCCAACATCTCCTCCATCTACTGCTTCCACGACAAGTTCCTGCTGCCGGAGCTCAAGACGCGCATCACTGGAGAATG GGACTCCAACCCTCGCATCGGAGACATCCTCCAGAAACTGGCTCCGTTCATGAAGATGTACGGAGAATATGTGAAGAACTTTGACCGAGCCATGGACCTGGTCAACACCTGGACGCAGCGGTCCTCGCAGTTCAAGAGCGTCGTCCAGAATATACAG AAACAGGACGTGTGTGGGAACCTGACGTTGCAGCACCACATGCTGGAGCCGGTCCAACGGATCCCTCGCTACGAGCTGCTGCTCAGAGACTACCTGAAGAAGCTGCCCGAGGACGCTCTGGACCGGAAAGACGCAGAGA AGGCACTGGAGCTCATCTCGACTGCAGCTCACCATTCCAATGCAGCAATCAGGAAAATG GAGAAGATGCACAAGCTGCTGGAGGTTTACGAGAGGctcggaggagaggaggacatcGTTAACCCGGCCAACGAGCTCATCAAAGAGGGTCATATCAAGAAGATGTCAGCCAAAAACGGAACAGCACAAGACCGATACCTCTACTTG TTCAACAATATGGTGCTTTACTGCGTGCCGAAACTCCGGCTGATGGGGCAGAAGTTCAGCGTCAGAGAGCGGATCGACATCGCCGGAATGGAG GTGCAGGAGAACGTGAAGCAGAACCTTCCTCACACGTTCGCCATCATCGGCAAGCAGCGATCGCTGGAGCTGCAAGCGAG GACAGCTGAGGAGAAAGAAGATTGGATTCAG GTGATCCTGGCCACCATCGAAAGGCACAAGCAGAACAGCGAGACGTTCAATAAAGCGTTCAACAGCTCCTTCTCCCGGGAAGATGACCACCCCCTGAGTCACCGTAAG GGTCCCTGGTGCAACACATCCATCGACTCAGACGGGGAAAGACTGCATGAGAGG AAGAGTTCcaggaaaaaggagaaagagaagcaaACGTGTAAAGGCTGCAACGAGAGCTTCAATTTCACCAAGCGCAAACACCATTGCAAGTCCTGTGGAGCG gccaTCTGTGCAAAGTGTTCAAAGACCTTGGACAACAAAACGAGCCGCGTGTGCCCGGAGTGTTTCGAAGCCAGCGTCAGCCTGGAGACTCTCGGCGTCAGCGAACAGAAAAGGAAAGCTGTGCCTGAG AGACAGACGTCTCTAACGGGGGAGAACTGCCTGCTCTGTGGCCaccttcaagtgcaggagaaaGGGAAGAGCTGGTCCAAGATGTGGGTGGCTGTCACCAAGGCTGAGCCACTGGTGCTGTACTTGCAGAGCAgtggacag GACTCCAAGGGCGCGAGGGCGCTGCCTCTCCCCGGGTTCGAAGTGGGCGCCGCCGTGACGCCGCCGCCGTCGTCGGGGGGCGAGAAGGCCGAGGTCAAACACGCCTTCCGCCTCAGCCACACCCAGCAGACTTTGCTCCTAAGTGCCCCAGACGCAGAGCTCCAGGCCAAGTGGGTGGACGTCCTCTCCAGGGCGGCCCGCGGGGAAACGCCGGCGGACGCGTCGACGAGTCTGACCGAACACAGGAAGAGCCAGTAG